In Caldisericaceae bacterium, the following proteins share a genomic window:
- a CDS encoding SDR family oxidoreductase gives MDFLGKSILIIGGSSGIGRATAIYLNTLKASVIITGKTKAHIDETLSLCPNIEFFQGSFPKDTFNLINWLFTKVNKLDGVVFSQGIIYTEPFETFRVHELDEMWEVNVKTSFIILKELLPLLKNGGSVVFISSIDALFGEKSPSSGYSLTKSAIIGLTNSLAFELGQYNIRVNSIMPGLIRTSMTEDFFSKEFDEERKEFLRRVPLRRAGTPEEVAKLIAFLLSDDASYITGDIIFIDGGYHTG, from the coding sequence ATGGATTTTTTGGGGAAATCTATTCTTATCATTGGTGGCTCTTCCGGAATAGGAAGGGCCACTGCTATTTATCTTAACACTCTTAAAGCAAGTGTTATCATAACGGGAAAGACAAAGGCGCATATAGATGAAACTCTTTCTTTATGTCCTAATATCGAATTTTTCCAAGGCAGTTTTCCAAAAGATACTTTCAATCTCATCAATTGGTTATTCACAAAAGTTAACAAACTTGATGGTGTTGTATTCTCCCAAGGAATTATCTATACTGAGCCATTTGAAACTTTTAGAGTTCATGAGCTTGATGAAATGTGGGAAGTTAATGTTAAAACGAGTTTTATTATACTAAAAGAACTTTTGCCACTATTAAAAAATGGTGGAAGTGTAGTTTTTATTTCCTCAATTGATGCGCTTTTTGGAGAAAAAAGTCCATCTTCAGGATATTCTCTTACTAAATCTGCTATAATTGGACTAACGAATTCTCTTGCTTTTGAACTTGGGCAGTATAATATTAGAGTAAATAGTATTATGCCAGGTTTAATAAGGACAAGTATGACAGAAGATTTTTTTAGTAAAGAATTTGATGAAGAAAGAAAAGAATTTTTAAGACGGGTGCCTCTTAGAAGAGCAGGCACTCCAGAAGAAGTTGCAAAATTGATAGCGTTTCTACTCTCCGATGATGCTTCATATATTACAGGTGATATAATCTTTATTGACGGAGGATATCATACAGGATGA